A window from Pseudomonas frederiksbergensis encodes these proteins:
- a CDS encoding cysteine hydrolase family protein, producing the protein MYALLILDMQVGLVHGPDRPWGREALLDTLNRLIRNAREAGAPIFLARHLGPAGSPIEPGSPLTELVPELQLMGDEVIFEKNRPNAFVATGLAGQLRERDCEGIVVTGMKTQYCVDSTCRAARDLGFDAVLIADGHTCSDTPTLNAKAIIAHHNATLAGPFCRVVQAEEWSF; encoded by the coding sequence ATGTATGCACTACTGATTCTCGACATGCAGGTAGGGCTCGTTCACGGCCCGGACAGGCCCTGGGGCCGTGAAGCGCTTCTCGATACATTGAACAGGCTAATCAGAAACGCACGGGAGGCCGGCGCCCCAATCTTTCTCGCTCGCCACCTGGGTCCGGCCGGATCTCCTATTGAGCCGGGCAGTCCGCTCACCGAGCTTGTCCCAGAGTTGCAGCTAATGGGTGACGAAGTGATTTTTGAGAAAAATCGTCCCAACGCCTTTGTGGCGACCGGGTTGGCCGGTCAGCTACGCGAACGCGACTGTGAAGGCATCGTCGTGACAGGAATGAAAACTCAATACTGCGTAGACAGTACTTGCCGTGCTGCCCGCGATTTAGGTTTCGATGCTGTACTCATCGCCGATGGACATACCTGCTCTGATACTCCAACGCTTAATGCAAAGGCCATCATTGCCCACCACAATGCAACCTTGGCGGGGCCATTCTGCCGAGTCGTTCAGGCTGAGGAATGGAGTTTTTAG
- a CDS encoding c-type cytochrome, whose product MKILFIASLGILSLTQTSIGFADNANGKNLYLQRCSMCHGTDLKATGPLANKSNPPTPDLTTSAFKKRLNDYPGVIVSSIILRPNGDLIPRTLRENGVKLLPHSWSVKDLRDLNQYMGGVISQKR is encoded by the coding sequence ATGAAAATACTATTCATCGCTTCGCTAGGAATTTTATCGCTGACTCAAACTTCAATAGGCTTCGCGGATAATGCCAATGGAAAAAATCTCTATCTACAGCGATGCAGCATGTGCCACGGAACAGATCTCAAGGCAACAGGACCACTGGCCAATAAAAGCAATCCGCCTACGCCTGATCTAACAACGTCCGCTTTCAAAAAGCGATTGAATGATTATCCGGGCGTGATTGTCTCTTCGATAATACTTCGCCCAAATGGCGACTTGATTCCAAGAACCTTGCGTGAGAATGGTGTAAAGCTTTTGCCGCACTCATGGAGCGTTAAGGATCTGCGCGATTTGAATCAATACATGGGTGGTGTGATTTCACAAAAACGATGA
- a CDS encoding NIPSNAP family protein has translation MTRIIEILMYTLKPGSGLDFHQIMQNVSVPLHLEAGIDVVSYGSSLHDCDSYHLIRSYESESHRQVSQDVFYASDAWKQGPREDIISRIEISTTTVMALAQDVIDAIRASVDLSRAEARSA, from the coding sequence ATGACTCGAATTATTGAAATCCTGATGTACACCTTAAAGCCAGGATCGGGATTGGACTTTCATCAAATAATGCAGAATGTAAGTGTTCCGCTTCACCTAGAAGCTGGCATAGATGTCGTTTCTTATGGCAGCTCATTACATGATTGTGACAGCTATCACCTGATTCGTTCCTATGAAAGCGAGAGCCATCGCCAAGTATCTCAAGATGTTTTTTACGCAAGCGATGCCTGGAAACAGGGCCCGAGAGAAGACATTATCAGTCGGATTGAAATCAGTACAACGACAGTTATGGCGCTCGCTCAAGACGTAATTGATGCCATCAGAGCTTCCGTAGATCTATCTAGAGCCGAAGCTCGATCCGCGTAG
- a CDS encoding multidrug effflux MFS transporter produces the protein MLSPALGGLIATHAGGWRAVVFATVLFGALALIASLFYKETNLQRDPQAGRLKTLLSNYALLLKGSSLRSFSIAIACTYGAMFCFIAASSRVFVGQLGLSPTQYGLVFGGIVSGMIAGAIFTNRTIMKFGPEKIVGIGTSLVAVGASLVLVFHELIGPSVIGLMLPKMVLTLGAGMVLPGAVAGAVIPNPNRAGLAAGFIGFAQMAGATISGLLLSRLQDVS, from the coding sequence ATGCTCTCACCGGCGCTTGGTGGACTGATCGCTACCCACGCCGGAGGGTGGCGCGCGGTTGTGTTCGCGACTGTATTGTTTGGCGCGCTTGCACTGATCGCCTCGCTGTTCTACAAGGAGACCAATTTGCAACGCGACCCACAAGCGGGTCGGTTAAAAACGCTTCTGAGCAACTACGCCCTGTTACTTAAAGGCTCATCCTTGCGCAGCTTTTCCATTGCCATTGCCTGCACCTACGGCGCGATGTTCTGCTTTATCGCCGCTTCCTCGCGAGTGTTTGTTGGTCAACTCGGCTTGAGCCCGACCCAGTATGGCCTAGTTTTCGGCGGCATCGTTTCGGGGATGATCGCTGGCGCGATCTTTACCAACCGTACCATCATGAAGTTTGGTCCGGAAAAAATCGTGGGTATCGGCACCAGCCTAGTTGCGGTCGGCGCCAGCCTGGTCCTGGTATTTCATGAACTTATTGGCCCATCAGTGATTGGTCTAATGCTGCCAAAGATGGTGCTGACTTTGGGCGCGGGCATGGTCTTGCCGGGGGCGGTCGCGGGCGCGGTGATTCCCAACCCGAATCGCGCAGGGCTGGCGGCGGGCTTTATCGGCTTTGCCCAGATGGCTGGCGCGACTATTTCCGGCCTATTGCTCAGTCGACTTCAGGACGTTTCTTAG
- a CDS encoding DUF2063 domain-containing protein → MPKRSLHEQQNSMGLYLRDPDHCAPPPEMDPARAQIYRDLVFANLSTLISGTFPVLVKILGDQQWRALVRIFLRDYRAHTPKFGEIAEEFVEFLASEPAALAGGSWPPFMVELAHYEWVEMALQQSEAEPLLSGESESLLDSPLQVSSLAWPLAYVWPVQLVGPDFQPDAPLDQPTLLLVRRDLDFSVKFSSLSPWAFRLLQRIEQFPRLDGRAHLQALAGEAGMTESPEFFNNGLSMLQQLHEQRVVGFG, encoded by the coding sequence GTGCCTAAACGTTCACTGCACGAGCAGCAAAACAGCATGGGCCTCTACCTGCGCGATCCCGACCACTGCGCGCCACCACCCGAGATGGACCCGGCGCGGGCGCAGATTTATCGCGACCTAGTATTCGCCAACCTGTCGACGTTGATCAGCGGCACTTTTCCGGTGCTGGTGAAGATCCTCGGTGACCAACAGTGGCGGGCACTGGTGCGGATTTTCCTGCGTGACTACCGAGCTCACACGCCGAAATTCGGCGAGATCGCTGAGGAGTTCGTGGAGTTTCTCGCCTCTGAGCCTGCAGCACTGGCCGGTGGGTCGTGGCCACCGTTTATGGTGGAGCTTGCGCACTACGAATGGGTGGAAATGGCTTTGCAACAGTCCGAGGCCGAGCCATTGTTATCCGGTGAAAGCGAGTCGTTGTTGGATAGTCCGTTACAGGTCTCGTCATTGGCGTGGCCGTTGGCGTATGTCTGGCCGGTGCAGTTGGTGGGGCCGGATTTTCAGCCCGATGCGCCGCTGGATCAGCCAACTTTGCTGTTGGTGCGTCGTGATCTGGACTTCAGTGTGAAATTTTCTAGCTTGAGCCCTTGGGCCTTTCGATTGTTGCAACGCATCGAGCAATTCCCCAGGTTGGATGGACGGGCGCATTTGCAAGCATTGGCAGGCGAGGCGGGAATGACCGAATCACCGGAGTTCTTCAATAACGGATTGTCAATGTTGCAGCAGTTGCATGAACAACGAGTGGTGGGATTTGGCTGA
- a CDS encoding DUF692 domain-containing protein translates to MHTLISCAKAKAKAKASAGLGLRRGLMNDLLAAPAGHFDFLEVAPENWIGIGGAHGAALRRLAERYPLSCHGLSLSLGGPSPLDIGFVQEVRGFLDHYNVPLYSEHLSYCSDDGHLYDLLPLPFTEEAVHHVAARIRQAQDILGRRLAVENVSYYAVPQQDMDEVTFTNAVLREADCDLLLDVNNVYVNSINHGFDPHAFLAGIDAGRVVAMHIAGHFDQSDTLKIDTHGASVKPAVWSLLAEAYARFGAQPTLLERDFNFPAFSELIAELDTIRHLQVGEMNCA, encoded by the coding sequence ATGCACACCCTCATCTCTTGCGCCAAAGCCAAAGCCAAAGCCAAAGCCAGCGCCGGGCTCGGCTTGCGACGCGGTTTAATGAATGACCTATTGGCTGCTCCGGCCGGTCATTTCGACTTTCTCGAAGTCGCGCCGGAAAACTGGATCGGCATTGGCGGTGCCCATGGCGCAGCGTTACGCAGATTGGCCGAGCGTTATCCGTTGTCGTGTCATGGCTTGTCGCTTTCACTGGGCGGGCCGTCGCCGCTAGATATCGGTTTTGTGCAAGAAGTGAGGGGTTTCCTGGATCACTACAACGTGCCGCTATACAGCGAGCATTTAAGTTACTGCAGCGACGACGGTCATCTCTACGATCTGTTGCCGCTACCCTTTACCGAAGAGGCAGTGCATCACGTCGCCGCTCGCATCCGTCAGGCCCAGGACATTCTCGGCCGTCGGCTGGCGGTGGAAAACGTCTCCTATTACGCCGTGCCACAACAGGACATGGACGAAGTAACGTTCACCAATGCGGTGCTGCGCGAGGCCGATTGCGACCTGTTGCTGGACGTCAACAACGTCTACGTCAATTCGATCAACCACGGCTTCGATCCACATGCATTCCTGGCCGGCATCGATGCCGGGCGCGTGGTGGCCATGCACATCGCTGGACACTTCGATCAGTCGGACACTTTGAAAATCGATACCCATGGCGCCTCAGTCAAACCGGCGGTGTGGTCGTTGCTGGCTGAGGCCTACGCCCGGTTTGGTGCGCAACCGACTTTGCTGGAGCGGGACTTCAACTTCCCGGCATTTTCCGAATTAATTGCCGAACTGGACACCATTCGCCATTTGCAGGTTGGGGAGATGAACTGTGCCTAA
- a CDS encoding acetamidase/formamidase family protein, producing the protein MTTFVPETSLNATPVHRLRVDHYTNGIIGPSQPMLGPLADGGTLITGTPPGCWGPMITPAFEGGHEVTQPVAIAGAEIGDAVAIKIKRMRVTSLATSSGVMSFVEGRYHGDPFVSKFCAKCGTEHPASHVEGIGEDSIRCNTCGAEVSAFRFSHGYVIVFDAQNQVSLTVNQDVANQLAGNAAEMSALPEFAAQHSILSLARADIPGVAAHMRPFLGNIGTTPSRDLPDSHNCADFGQYLIGAPHRFGMTREELHAAKTDGHMDTNSIREGCVLICPVKVPGAGVYMGDMHAQQGNGEIAGHATDCSGETEVVVEVVKNLTLEGPILLQNLDDLPPMARPMNARQLQKVRELGERWGQHEIEQSGPITFIGSGENLNIAVENGLQRAAAVTGLPYDEVLNRATITGSIDISRLPGTVRVTFLCPMIVLDRIGIGHFVREKYDLA; encoded by the coding sequence ATGACAACATTTGTGCCTGAAACCAGTCTCAATGCCACGCCGGTCCATCGCCTACGGGTCGATCACTACACCAACGGCATCATCGGCCCAAGCCAGCCGATGCTCGGGCCACTGGCCGACGGCGGCACCTTGATCACCGGTACACCGCCGGGCTGTTGGGGGCCGATGATCACGCCGGCCTTCGAGGGTGGCCATGAAGTGACGCAACCGGTGGCCATTGCCGGTGCGGAAATCGGCGACGCGGTGGCGATCAAGATCAAACGCATGCGCGTCACCTCGCTGGCCACTTCGTCCGGGGTGATGAGCTTCGTTGAAGGTCGCTACCACGGCGATCCGTTCGTCTCCAAATTCTGCGCCAAGTGCGGCACCGAACATCCAGCCAGCCATGTCGAAGGCATTGGCGAGGATTCGATTCGCTGTAACACCTGTGGCGCAGAGGTCAGCGCGTTTCGCTTCAGCCATGGCTATGTGATCGTGTTCGATGCGCAGAATCAGGTCAGCCTTACCGTCAATCAGGACGTCGCCAATCAACTGGCCGGTAACGCAGCCGAGATGTCGGCGTTGCCGGAATTCGCCGCGCAACATTCGATCCTGTCCCTGGCGCGCGCAGACATTCCCGGAGTGGCGGCGCACATGCGGCCATTCCTCGGCAACATCGGCACCACGCCGTCCCGTGATTTGCCCGACTCGCACAACTGCGCCGATTTCGGCCAGTACCTGATCGGCGCGCCGCACCGTTTCGGCATGACCCGCGAAGAATTGCACGCGGCCAAGACTGACGGTCACATGGACACCAACTCGATCCGCGAGGGGTGCGTGTTGATCTGCCCGGTCAAAGTGCCAGGCGCCGGCGTGTACATGGGCGACATGCACGCCCAGCAGGGCAATGGCGAGATCGCCGGGCATGCCACCGACTGCTCCGGGGAAACCGAAGTGGTGGTGGAAGTGGTGAAGAACCTGACGCTGGAAGGGCCTATCCTGCTGCAAAACCTCGACGACTTGCCGCCCATGGCTCGGCCGATGAATGCCAGGCAGCTTCAGAAAGTCCGCGAGCTGGGTGAGCGCTGGGGCCAGCACGAGATCGAGCAGAGCGGGCCGATCACGTTCATTGGCAGTGGCGAAAACCTTAACATTGCGGTCGAAAACGGCTTGCAGCGTGCGGCTGCCGTCACCGGCTTGCCTTATGACGAAGTGCTCAACCGCGCCACGATTACCGGCTCCATCGATATCAGTCGCTTGCCGGGCACCGTGCGCGTGACGTTCCTGTGCCCGATGATTGTGCTGGATCGCATCGGCATCGGCCATTTTGTGCGCGAGAAGTACGACTTGGCGTAA
- a CDS encoding helix-turn-helix domain-containing protein, producing the protein MENLGQWRELPVSQGNQVLTLIRFTQAATELFLTQSAVSKQMHALEESLEMPLFERKPNGVALTTAGEELLSTVDVVLERLHHSVRLPAATRMEHLQLFAWKRIVLCPAQNGDCYGQDAVDN; encoded by the coding sequence ATGGAAAACTTGGGCCAGTGGAGAGAGCTGCCTGTGTCGCAGGGAAACCAGGTACTCACCCTTATCCGTTTTACCCAGGCCGCCACCGAGCTGTTCCTCACGCAAAGCGCAGTGAGTAAGCAGATGCATGCCTTGGAAGAAAGCCTGGAGATGCCGCTGTTCGAAAGGAAACCGAATGGTGTCGCGCTGACCACGGCTGGTGAAGAATTGCTCTCAACGGTCGACGTCGTACTTGAGAGGTTGCACCACAGCGTCCGGCTACCGGCGGCGACCAGAATGGAGCATCTTCAGTTGTTTGCGTGGAAGCGAATCGTGCTCTGTCCGGCCCAAAATGGTGATTGCTATGGGCAGGATGCCGTTGATAACTGA
- the pgsA gene encoding CDP-diacylglycerol--glycerol-3-phosphate 3-phosphatidyltransferase yields MNIPNLITVLRVLLIPIFILLFYLPYQWSYLASASVFAFAAATDWLDGYLARRLEQSTPFGAFLDPVADKLMVAVALVLLVQEHGNLWLTLPAAVIIGREIVVSALREWMAELGARAHVAVSNLGKWKTAAQMLALVILLANPSDFTFWVLLGYALLLISAGLTLWSMVQYLRAAWPHLKTDVEKK; encoded by the coding sequence ATGAATATCCCTAATCTGATTACCGTACTACGCGTCCTGCTCATTCCGATCTTCATTTTGCTGTTCTACCTGCCGTATCAATGGAGCTACCTGGCGTCCGCCTCGGTGTTCGCATTTGCCGCTGCCACAGACTGGCTGGACGGGTATCTGGCCCGCCGACTGGAACAAAGTACGCCGTTCGGGGCTTTCCTTGATCCCGTGGCTGACAAGCTGATGGTCGCCGTTGCGCTGGTATTGCTGGTGCAAGAACACGGTAACCTGTGGCTCACGCTGCCGGCCGCCGTGATCATCGGTCGCGAGATTGTCGTTTCGGCACTTCGCGAGTGGATGGCCGAACTCGGCGCCCGCGCTCACGTCGCGGTGTCTAACCTGGGCAAATGGAAAACCGCCGCGCAAATGCTGGCGCTGGTGATCCTGCTGGCCAATCCGTCGGATTTCACGTTCTGGGTACTGCTGGGTTACGCCTTGCTGCTGATATCCGCGGGCCTGACGTTGTGGTCCATGGTCCAGTATTTGCGGGCTGCCTGGCCGCATCTGAAGACCGACGTGGAAAAGAAATAA
- the uvrC gene encoding excinuclease ABC subunit UvrC, translated as MTEVFDPSAFLSTVSGRPGVYRMFDSEARLLYVGKAKNLKNRLSSYFRKSGLAPKTAALVARIAQVETTITANETEALLLEQTLIKEWRPPYNILLRDDKSYPYVFLSDGQFPRLSIHRGAKKAKGKYFGPYPSAGAIRESLSLLQKTFFVRQCEDSYYKNRTRPCLQYQIKRCKAPCVGLVEPEVYAEDVRHSVMFLEGRSNALTDELSAAMEEAAINLEFERAAELRDQISLLRRVQDQQSMEGGTGDVDVIAAFVNPGGACVHLISVRGGRVLGSKNFFPQVGIEEDVSEVMAAFLGQYFISSPERDLPSELIVNVVHEDFPTLIAAIDELRGRELTISHRVRGTRARWQQLAVTNAEQALGARLANRQHVAARFDALAEVLNLDEPPQRLECYDISHSSGEATVASCVVFGPEGPIKSDYRRYNIEGVTPGDDYAAMHQALTRRFSKLKDGEGKLPDILLVDGGKGQLSMARDVLNELAVPDLILLGVAKGATRKAGFETLYLNDAAHEFTLRGDSPALHLIQQIRDEAHRFAITGHRARRGKTRRTSTLEGVAGVGPTRRRDLLKHFGGLQELSRASIEEIAKAPGISKKLAELIYANLHSE; from the coding sequence ATGACTGAAGTCTTCGATCCAAGCGCCTTTCTGTCGACGGTCAGTGGGCGTCCCGGTGTGTATCGCATGTTCGACAGCGAGGCACGCCTGCTCTATGTCGGCAAGGCCAAGAACCTCAAGAATCGCCTGTCGAGTTACTTCCGCAAATCCGGTCTTGCGCCCAAGACTGCGGCCCTGGTCGCTCGTATCGCTCAGGTCGAAACGACGATTACGGCCAATGAAACTGAAGCCTTGTTGCTTGAGCAGACGCTGATCAAGGAATGGCGTCCGCCCTACAACATCCTGCTGCGCGACGATAAATCCTACCCTTATGTCTTTCTCTCGGATGGCCAGTTCCCTCGCTTGAGCATCCACCGCGGTGCAAAAAAGGCCAAGGGCAAGTATTTCGGCCCTTATCCCAGCGCCGGCGCCATTCGTGAAAGCCTGAGCCTGCTGCAGAAGACGTTTTTCGTTCGCCAGTGCGAAGACAGCTATTACAAGAACCGTACGCGTCCTTGTCTGCAATACCAGATCAAACGTTGCAAGGCGCCCTGTGTCGGATTGGTGGAGCCCGAAGTGTATGCCGAAGACGTCCGGCACTCGGTAATGTTCCTTGAGGGGCGCAGCAATGCGCTGACGGACGAGTTGTCCGCTGCCATGGAAGAGGCGGCGATCAACCTCGAGTTTGAGCGTGCGGCTGAGCTGCGGGATCAGATTTCATTACTGCGCCGGGTCCAGGACCAGCAAAGCATGGAAGGCGGGACGGGCGACGTCGACGTGATCGCAGCGTTCGTCAATCCAGGTGGTGCCTGCGTTCATTTGATCAGTGTGCGGGGCGGGCGGGTGTTGGGGAGCAAGAACTTCTTTCCGCAGGTGGGTATTGAAGAGGACGTTTCTGAAGTCATGGCGGCGTTTCTCGGCCAGTACTTCATCAGCAGTCCCGAGCGCGACCTGCCGAGCGAACTGATCGTCAACGTGGTTCACGAAGACTTTCCGACCCTGATCGCGGCCATTGATGAACTGCGTGGTCGCGAATTGACCATCAGTCATAGGGTTCGTGGTACGCGAGCACGCTGGCAACAGTTGGCGGTCACCAATGCCGAGCAGGCACTTGGAGCGCGACTGGCTAACCGTCAACACGTTGCTGCACGTTTCGATGCGCTGGCGGAAGTGCTGAACCTGGACGAACCGCCACAGCGCCTGGAGTGTTACGACATCAGTCACTCCAGCGGCGAAGCGACCGTGGCTTCTTGTGTGGTGTTCGGCCCCGAAGGTCCGATCAAGTCCGACTACCGTCGCTACAACATTGAAGGCGTCACCCCGGGCGATGACTACGCCGCGATGCATCAGGCCCTGACCCGGCGCTTCAGCAAACTGAAGGACGGGGAGGGCAAGCTGCCGGACATCTTGCTGGTGGACGGTGGCAAGGGACAGCTGTCCATGGCCCGCGACGTGCTCAATGAATTGGCCGTGCCTGATCTGATTCTGCTGGGCGTCGCCAAGGGCGCCACGCGCAAGGCCGGTTTCGAAACCCTGTACCTGAACGATGCTGCCCACGAATTCACCTTGCGCGGTGATTCCCCCGCGCTGCATTTGATCCAGCAGATACGCGACGAAGCTCACCGTTTCGCGATTACCGGGCACCGCGCCCGTCGTGGCAAAACCCGCCGCACGTCTACGCTTGAGGGCGTTGCCGGTGTCGGGCCGACACGTCGCCGCGATTTGTTGAAACATTTTGGTGGATTGCAGGAGCTGTCTCGTGCCAGCATCGAAGAGATCGCCAAAGCACCCGGGATCAGTAAAAAGCTCGCAGAGTTGATTTATGCCAATCTGCACAGCGAGTAG
- the uvrY gene encoding UvrY/SirA/GacA family response regulator transcription factor → MIRVLVVDDHDLVRTGITRMLADIDGLQVVGQAESGEESLLKARELKPDVVLMDVKMPGIGGLEATRKLLRSHPDIKVVAVTVCEEDPFPTRLLQAGAAGYLTKGAGLPEMVQAIRLVFAGQRYISPQIAQQLAIKSFQPTNDSPFDALSEREIQIALMIVGCQKVQIISDKLCLSPKTVNTYRYRIFEKLSISSDVELTLLAVRHGMVDASL, encoded by the coding sequence TTGATTAGGGTGCTAGTAGTCGATGACCATGATCTCGTTCGTACAGGCATTACACGAATGCTGGCTGACATCGATGGCCTGCAAGTAGTCGGCCAGGCTGAGTCAGGCGAAGAATCCCTGCTCAAGGCGCGTGAGTTGAAACCCGATGTGGTCCTGATGGACGTCAAGATGCCCGGTATCGGCGGTCTTGAAGCCACGCGCAAATTATTGCGCAGTCACCCGGATATCAAAGTCGTCGCGGTCACCGTGTGCGAAGAAGATCCGTTTCCGACCCGGTTGTTGCAGGCCGGTGCCGCGGGCTATCTGACCAAGGGCGCCGGGTTGCCGGAAATGGTCCAGGCCATCCGCCTGGTGTTTGCCGGGCAGCGCTACATCAGCCCGCAGATCGCGCAACAACTGGCGATCAAATCCTTCCAGCCGACCAATGATTCACCTTTCGATGCCTTGTCGGAGCGGGAAATCCAGATCGCGCTGATGATTGTCGGCTGTCAGAAGGTCCAGATCATTTCCGACAAGCTGTGTCTGTCGCCAAAAACCGTCAACACTTACCGTTACCGCATTTTCGAGAAGCTTTCGATCAGCAGCGATGTCGAGTTGACGCTGTTGGCGGTTCGTCACGGCATGGTCGATGCCAGCCTCTGA
- a CDS encoding GNAT family N-acetyltransferase → MAFELRPATHRDLAFARELTRKNMLRYYIQHDLLWQDEGFDVGWAGRENWLIVRNETLLGFVSLSRDAKALYIRELHVIEAFRGQGAGSWTIDQVFAMACKERRPALRLTVFENNPAQALYARKGLKVVGTDECFLRMQRDINASPG, encoded by the coding sequence ATGGCATTCGAATTACGCCCGGCGACGCACCGGGACCTCGCCTTCGCTCGTGAACTGACCCGAAAAAACATGCTGCGCTATTACATTCAGCACGATCTGCTGTGGCAGGACGAAGGTTTTGATGTTGGCTGGGCAGGGCGCGAAAACTGGTTGATTGTGCGCAATGAGACCTTGCTAGGCTTCGTCAGCCTGAGTCGTGACGCCAAAGCCCTGTACATCCGCGAGTTGCATGTCATTGAAGCGTTTCGAGGGCAGGGCGCCGGTTCCTGGACGATTGATCAGGTATTCGCCATGGCGTGCAAGGAGCGGCGTCCGGCATTGCGCTTGACGGTTTTTGAAAATAATCCTGCGCAAGCGTTGTATGCGAGAAAGGGCCTCAAGGTAGTCGGCACGGACGAGTGTTTCCTGAGAATGCAGCGTGATATCAACGCCTCGCCTGGCTGA
- a CDS encoding carbon-nitrogen hydrolase family protein has translation MTPLIIAAAQSISIAGDLAANIVWHQRFMQVAAEQGVQLLVFPELSLTGYERGLAAELAIAPDARVLQPLRDLAREVGVTAVVGMPIRLSEDSPVLIGALVLGADGSLGIYSKQHLHPGEEVAFAPGTGGPTLTVGADTVALAVCADFSHPSHAAAAAQQGAGLYAAGVLITENGYAPDTALLQGYASHHSMAVLMANHGGATGGWESAGRSAIWASGGSLIAAAPGTGNLMVVARRDAEGWQGQIVTVEEA, from the coding sequence ATGACGCCACTGATCATCGCCGCTGCTCAATCGATCTCCATCGCCGGTGACCTTGCTGCAAACATTGTGTGGCACCAGCGCTTCATGCAGGTTGCTGCTGAGCAGGGCGTGCAATTGCTGGTGTTCCCGGAGTTGTCCCTGACCGGGTACGAGCGTGGACTTGCGGCTGAATTGGCCATTGCGCCAGACGCCAGGGTTCTGCAACCGCTACGGGATCTCGCTCGGGAAGTCGGTGTGACGGCTGTCGTCGGGATGCCGATTCGCCTGTCGGAGGATTCGCCCGTATTGATTGGCGCGCTGGTGTTGGGCGCTGATGGATCGCTCGGGATCTACAGCAAGCAACATCTGCATCCAGGCGAGGAGGTGGCATTTGCACCGGGAACCGGCGGTCCGACCCTGACCGTAGGTGCCGATACGGTCGCGTTGGCGGTGTGCGCGGATTTCTCCCATCCCAGTCATGCCGCCGCGGCGGCGCAGCAAGGTGCCGGTCTCTATGCGGCGGGCGTGCTGATCACGGAAAACGGCTACGCCCCGGATACCGCTTTGTTACAAGGCTACGCCAGCCATCATTCGATGGCGGTCCTGATGGCCAACCATGGCGGTGCGACGGGGGGCTGGGAATCGGCAGGACGCAGCGCGATCTGGGCGTCGGGCGGTTCGCTGATTGCGGCCGCACCGGGTACAGGCAACCTGATGGTCGTGGCTCGCCGCGATGCTGAGGGTTGGCAGGGGCAAATAGTGACTGTCGAGGAGGCTTGA